One window from the genome of Nocardioides panaciterrulae encodes:
- a CDS encoding ABC-F family ATP-binding cassette domain-containing protein: protein MTATLVAKALSGGHGHRVLFEGLDLTVAPGDVVGVVGANGAGKSTLLGLLAGAATPFAGTVACAPSDAFVGWLPQEHERVPGETVAQYLARRTGAAEATAAMEATAAGLASDEPAAHDAYAVAFDRWLASGAADLEDRIGPVLADLGLDAGTDAPMTSLSGGQAARVALAALLLSRFDVALLDEPTNDLDLDGLARLEAFVQGLRGGVVLVSHDREFLARCVTRIVELDLAQGQVTVYDGGYEAFLEERAVGRRHAREAYEQYAETRADLVARARTQREWSSQGVRNAMRKNPDNDKVRRRAATESSEKQAQKVRQMESRIARLEEVEEPRKEWSLQFGIAAAPRSSSVVATLNQATLGLGGFELGPVSAQVSAGDRIGITGPNGAGKTTLLRLLLGHTAPDTGTASLGASVAVGVIDQARTGLDDALPLGAAFEAVVPELTQAEVRTLLAKFGLKADQVTSRVDRLSPGERTRAAMALLQARGVNLLVLDEPTNHLDLPAIEQLEQALEAYDGALLLVSHDRRLLANVRLDQRWHVDGGRVVVRHGGDGPT, encoded by the coding sequence ATGACCGCCACCCTCGTCGCCAAGGCGCTGTCCGGCGGCCACGGCCACCGGGTGCTGTTCGAGGGGCTGGACCTCACCGTCGCCCCCGGAGACGTGGTCGGCGTGGTCGGCGCCAACGGCGCCGGGAAGTCGACGCTGCTGGGCCTGCTCGCCGGGGCGGCGACGCCGTTCGCGGGCACCGTCGCGTGCGCACCGAGCGACGCCTTCGTCGGCTGGCTGCCTCAGGAGCACGAGCGGGTGCCCGGCGAGACCGTGGCGCAGTACCTGGCCCGGCGTACCGGCGCGGCCGAGGCGACCGCGGCGATGGAGGCCACCGCGGCGGGCCTCGCCTCGGACGAGCCGGCGGCCCACGACGCCTACGCCGTCGCGTTCGACCGGTGGCTGGCGAGCGGCGCGGCCGACCTCGAGGACCGGATCGGGCCGGTGCTCGCCGACCTCGGGCTCGACGCCGGCACCGATGCGCCGATGACCTCGCTCTCCGGTGGCCAGGCCGCGCGCGTGGCGCTGGCCGCGCTGCTGCTCAGCCGGTTCGACGTCGCGCTGCTCGACGAGCCGACCAACGACCTCGACCTCGACGGGCTCGCGCGGCTGGAGGCCTTCGTGCAGGGCCTGCGCGGCGGCGTCGTGCTGGTCTCGCACGACCGGGAGTTCCTGGCTCGGTGTGTCACCCGGATCGTCGAGCTCGACCTGGCCCAGGGACAGGTCACGGTCTACGACGGCGGCTACGAGGCGTTCCTCGAGGAGCGCGCCGTCGGCCGCCGCCATGCCCGGGAGGCCTACGAGCAGTACGCCGAGACCCGCGCCGACCTGGTGGCGCGGGCGCGCACCCAGCGCGAGTGGAGCTCGCAAGGGGTGCGCAACGCGATGCGGAAGAACCCCGACAACGACAAGGTCCGCCGGCGCGCGGCCACCGAGTCGTCGGAGAAGCAGGCCCAGAAGGTGCGGCAGATGGAGTCGCGGATCGCCCGGCTCGAGGAGGTCGAGGAGCCGCGCAAGGAGTGGTCGCTGCAGTTCGGCATCGCCGCGGCGCCGCGGTCGAGCTCGGTGGTCGCCACCCTCAACCAGGCCACCCTCGGACTCGGCGGGTTCGAGCTCGGCCCGGTCTCCGCCCAGGTGAGCGCCGGCGATCGGATCGGCATCACCGGCCCCAACGGGGCCGGCAAGACCACGCTGCTCCGGCTGCTCCTCGGCCACACCGCGCCGGACACGGGCACGGCGTCGCTGGGTGCCTCCGTCGCGGTCGGCGTGATCGACCAGGCCCGCACCGGACTCGACGACGCGCTGCCGCTCGGGGCCGCCTTCGAGGCGGTCGTGCCGGAGCTGACGCAGGCCGAGGTGCGGACGCTCCTCGCCAAGTTCGGCCTGAAGGCCGACCAGGTCACCAGCCGGGTCGACCGGCTCTCGCCCGGCGAGCGCACCCGCGCGGCCATGGCGCTGCTGCAGGCCCGCGGCGTCAACCTGCTCGTGCTCGACGAGCCCACCAACCATCTCGACCTGCCGGCCATCGAACAGCTCGAGCAGGCGCTGGAGGCCTACGACGGCGCGTTGCTGCTGGTCTCCCACGACCGGCGGCTGCTCGCCAACGTGCGCCTCGACCAGCGGTGGCACGTCGACGGCGGCCGGGTCGTCGTCCGGCACGGAGGAGACGGGCCCACCTGA
- a CDS encoding N(5)-(carboxyethyl)ornithine synthase: MTLLGLGVIGSSAKENEHRLPLHPEHLPHLDADLRARLTLEHGYGARFGVADEALSEHVAGFASRAEILADSEVVLLPKPQHSDVAALGPGQVLWGWPHCVQDRELTQLAIDRRLTVVAFEAMNHWTRDGGVGLHVFHKNNELAGYCSVLHALQLAGLTGDYGRRLTAVVIGFGATARGAVTALNAHGVHQVVVLTNRAVAAVGSPIHSVVIRQFDHEPDGEQLNHVITERGREPLAAFLAERDIVVNCTLQDPAKPLVYLRTTDLAGFRPGSVIVDVSCDLGMGFDWARPTSFEEPAFVVGDNVLYYAVDHSPSYLWSSATWENSSALLPFLRPMLEGGTAWDADETLSRAIAIRDGQVVDPAILAFQGRSVHPPYDAA; encoded by the coding sequence GTGACGCTCCTGGGTCTCGGCGTGATCGGCTCGTCCGCGAAGGAGAACGAGCACCGACTGCCGCTGCACCCCGAGCACCTGCCCCACCTGGACGCCGACCTGCGGGCGCGCCTCACGCTCGAGCACGGGTACGGCGCCAGGTTCGGCGTCGCCGACGAGGCGCTCAGCGAGCACGTCGCCGGGTTCGCGTCGCGCGCGGAGATCCTGGCCGACTCCGAGGTGGTGCTGCTCCCGAAGCCGCAACACTCCGACGTCGCGGCGCTCGGCCCCGGGCAGGTGCTGTGGGGCTGGCCGCACTGCGTCCAGGACCGGGAGCTCACCCAGCTGGCCATCGACCGGCGGCTGACCGTGGTCGCCTTCGAGGCGATGAACCACTGGACCCGGGACGGCGGGGTCGGCCTGCACGTGTTCCACAAGAACAACGAGCTCGCCGGCTACTGCTCGGTGCTCCACGCGCTCCAGCTGGCGGGCCTGACCGGGGACTACGGCCGGCGTCTGACCGCGGTGGTGATCGGGTTCGGCGCGACCGCGCGAGGGGCCGTGACCGCGCTCAACGCGCACGGTGTGCACCAGGTCGTGGTGTTGACCAACCGCGCGGTGGCGGCCGTCGGCTCACCGATCCACTCGGTGGTGATCCGGCAGTTCGACCACGAGCCGGACGGTGAGCAGCTGAACCACGTGATCACCGAGCGAGGCCGCGAGCCGTTGGCGGCCTTCCTGGCCGAGCGGGACATCGTGGTCAACTGCACGCTGCAGGACCCCGCCAAGCCGCTGGTGTACCTCCGGACGACCGACCTGGCCGGGTTCCGCCCCGGCAGTGTCATCGTCGACGTGTCCTGCGACCTGGGCATGGGGTTCGACTGGGCGCGCCCGACGAGCTTCGAGGAGCCGGCCTTCGTGGTGGGCGACAACGTCCTCTACTACGCGGTCGACCACAGCCCGTCGTACCTGTGGAGCTCGGCCACCTGGGAGAACAGCAGCGCGTTGCTCCCGTTCCTGCGGCCGATGCTCGAGGGCGGCACCGCCTGGGACGCGGACGAGACGCTGAGCCGGGCCATCGCGATCCGGGACGGGCAGGTGGTCGATCCCGCGATCCTGGCCTTCCAGGGGCGGAGCGTGCACCCGCCGTACGACGCGGCCTGA
- a CDS encoding YrhK family protein: MTSQSALKLDIGHDELVIRQRYEALSIANDVVIALWFLVGSILFFWESTTMAATWCFLLGSIEFLIRPVIRFARQVHIRRIGGSGLDPANDF, encoded by the coding sequence ATGACTTCCCAGAGCGCCCTGAAGCTCGACATCGGCCACGACGAGCTCGTCATCCGTCAGCGGTACGAAGCGCTCAGCATCGCCAACGACGTGGTCATCGCCCTGTGGTTCCTGGTCGGAAGCATCCTGTTCTTCTGGGAGTCCACGACCATGGCCGCGACCTGGTGCTTCCTGCTCGGCAGCATCGAGTTCCTGATCCGTCCGGTGATCCGCTTCGCGCGACAGGTGCACATCCGCCGGATCGGCGGGAGCGGGCTGGATCCGGCGAACGACTTCTAG
- a CDS encoding histidine kinase: protein MSRLDAVVALGFVLAAIAEAVARYHATPALLAFDVSGALWLACLAVRRAHPVVSICVLGVAGLVGTTVTALLWPEAVDGAGVWILAMMLASYSVGAHADGKVVALGVLLPLVVVVGADATTRSGWDRISGMLFVSVFVGLMPTAVGRVVRIRNQRLRTLEEQRERLVGQLRAQQESAVLAERVQTAERLQPVLVGGLQALAARAESAGDPDEVETSARALLRQTREEVVALTAPVAPAPVAEVPAPDHLAAVRAAAQPWTAVAAGAVVVGLFAESSRALETTAPGWVLLPASVLAGAPLALAWRRPVAAIALAWLAVAGYSRLVAPLDGSLSETAFAFGAAFVVAALSTRRPAIVGLAVCWLGQVLGVGTADPLGAVTVLLVCWLGGLAVHEASRLVEQTRANNDLLARQEATASARAVVEERLRLARELHDAIGHSLTVVALQAGAARRLAAADPERACEVMRTAAAAARAGVASLALDAEAADAAALVERVRATGLEIEADLDEPLDPAQRLIAFRVVQEGLTNVLRHAPGARASVAVRRTAEGLEIVVANSAPVAPGSGPGTGRGLAGLRERVTAAAGRLTWRNREDGGFEVRALLPAGPVVGPVGAPVAGAVAGPVVVSAS from the coding sequence GTGAGCAGGCTTGACGCGGTGGTGGCCCTGGGCTTCGTGCTGGCCGCGATCGCCGAGGCCGTGGCCCGCTACCACGCCACGCCCGCCCTGCTGGCCTTCGACGTCTCCGGGGCGCTGTGGCTCGCCTGCCTCGCGGTACGCCGGGCCCACCCGGTCGTGTCGATCTGCGTGCTCGGCGTCGCCGGCCTGGTCGGGACCACGGTGACGGCGCTGCTGTGGCCCGAGGCCGTGGACGGCGCCGGGGTGTGGATCCTCGCGATGATGCTGGCGTCCTACTCCGTCGGTGCCCACGCGGACGGGAAGGTCGTGGCCCTCGGGGTGCTGCTGCCCCTGGTCGTGGTGGTGGGCGCCGACGCGACCACCCGCAGTGGCTGGGACCGGATCAGCGGCATGCTCTTCGTGAGCGTGTTCGTCGGCCTGATGCCCACGGCGGTCGGCCGGGTGGTGCGGATCCGCAACCAGCGCCTGCGCACCCTCGAGGAGCAGCGCGAGCGGCTCGTGGGGCAGCTGCGCGCCCAGCAGGAGTCCGCGGTGCTGGCCGAGCGCGTGCAGACCGCCGAGAGGTTGCAGCCGGTCCTGGTCGGCGGGCTGCAGGCGCTCGCCGCGCGGGCCGAGTCCGCCGGCGACCCGGACGAGGTCGAGACCTCGGCGCGGGCCCTGCTCCGGCAGACCCGGGAGGAGGTCGTCGCGCTCACCGCGCCGGTGGCGCCGGCCCCGGTCGCGGAGGTCCCCGCCCCCGACCACCTGGCGGCGGTGCGCGCCGCGGCGCAGCCGTGGACGGCCGTCGCGGCCGGCGCGGTGGTGGTCGGGTTGTTCGCGGAGTCGTCCCGGGCGCTCGAGACCACCGCACCGGGCTGGGTGCTGCTGCCGGCCAGCGTGCTGGCCGGCGCACCGCTCGCCCTGGCCTGGCGGCGACCGGTGGCGGCGATCGCCCTCGCCTGGCTCGCGGTGGCGGGGTACTCCCGCCTCGTGGCCCCCCTCGACGGCAGCCTGAGCGAGACCGCCTTCGCGTTCGGGGCGGCGTTCGTGGTGGCCGCGCTCTCCACCCGCCGCCCGGCGATCGTCGGGCTGGCGGTGTGCTGGCTCGGCCAGGTGCTCGGTGTGGGCACCGCGGACCCGCTCGGTGCGGTGACCGTGCTGCTGGTGTGCTGGCTGGGCGGGCTCGCCGTCCACGAGGCGAGCCGGCTGGTCGAGCAGACCCGGGCGAACAACGACCTGCTCGCCCGGCAGGAGGCGACCGCCTCCGCGCGGGCGGTCGTCGAGGAGCGGTTGCGGCTGGCGCGCGAGCTCCACGACGCGATCGGCCACAGCCTCACGGTCGTGGCGCTGCAGGCCGGCGCCGCCCGCCGGCTCGCGGCCGCCGACCCCGAGCGGGCCTGCGAGGTGATGCGGACCGCCGCCGCCGCGGCCCGCGCCGGCGTGGCGTCGCTGGCCCTGGACGCGGAGGCGGCCGACGCCGCGGCCCTCGTCGAACGGGTCCGCGCCACCGGCCTGGAGATCGAGGCCGACCTCGACGAACCGCTCGACCCGGCCCAGCGGCTGATCGCCTTCCGCGTCGTGCAGGAGGGACTGACCAACGTGCTCCGGCACGCGCCCGGCGCGCGCGCGTCCGTCGCGGTGCGCCGCACGGCGGAGGGGCTGGAGATCGTGGTGGCCAACTCGGCGCCGGTCGCCCCCGGCTCCGGTCCGGGCACCGGCCGCGGGCTCGCCGGCCTGCGGGAGCGCGTCACCGCCGCCGCGGGCCGACTGACCTGGCGGAACCGCGAGGACGGCGGGTTCGAGGTGCGCGCGCTGCTGCCCGCGGGGCCGGTCGTGGGGCCGGTCGGGGCGCCCGTGGCGGGGGCCGTTGCGGGGCCCGTCGTGGTGTCGGCGTCGTGA
- a CDS encoding response regulator: MTAPTIGVAPTIGVALADDQPLVRSGLRMIVEGEPDLRVVGEACDGAAAVELVAATGPDVLLLDVQMPGVDGLAAMERIAAAGAATRVLMLTTFDLDEYVYRAMRAGAAGFLLKDMPGEDIVTAIRQVARGVDALLAPALTRRLVDRYAGAPPRAVATELGRLTERETEVLGLLGRGLSNAEIAAELFIGETTVKTHVARVLMKLGLRDRVQAAILALESGLA; encoded by the coding sequence GTGACCGCGCCGACGATCGGGGTGGCGCCGACGATCGGGGTGGCGCTGGCCGACGACCAGCCCCTGGTGCGCAGCGGGCTGAGGATGATCGTCGAGGGCGAGCCGGACCTGCGGGTGGTCGGGGAGGCCTGCGACGGCGCAGCGGCGGTCGAGCTGGTCGCGGCCACCGGGCCCGACGTACTCCTCCTCGACGTGCAGATGCCCGGGGTCGACGGGCTCGCGGCGATGGAGCGGATCGCGGCGGCCGGCGCCGCGACCCGGGTGCTGATGCTGACGACGTTCGACCTCGACGAGTACGTCTATCGCGCCATGCGCGCCGGCGCGGCGGGCTTCCTGCTCAAGGACATGCCCGGCGAGGACATCGTCACAGCGATCCGCCAGGTCGCCCGCGGCGTCGACGCGCTGCTGGCGCCGGCCCTGACCCGCCGCCTGGTCGACAGGTACGCCGGGGCGCCGCCGCGCGCCGTCGCCACGGAGCTCGGGCGGCTCACCGAGCGTGAGACCGAGGTGCTCGGGCTACTGGGCCGCGGGCTGTCGAACGCCGAGATCGCGGCCGAGCTGTTCATCGGCGAGACGACGGTGAAGACCCACGTCGCCCGGGTGCTGATGAAGCTCGGCCTGCGCGACCGGGTCCAGGCCGCGATCCTCGCGCTCGAGAGCGGCCTGGCCTGA
- a CDS encoding LysR family transcriptional regulator, which yields MDLRRLQMLLELSRLGSMHEVAAELGTSTSNVSQAIAALARDAGTALVEPDGRRVRLTPAGRRLAEHAVSILAAVEAARLDLDPTAEPIGVVRVAGFATAIRRSLVPALDDLARTHPGVEVRLREHEPPEALELLDRDDVDLALAYDYDLAPASWRSDHDVSALWAVEWGLGVPTPERRAPFAAYAGRDWIVNSRHTADEEVLRTLASMAGFTPRVVHRVDALDLVEDLIAAGRGVALLPRGRTSRRGVTVRPLTEPRVRLRAYAVTRRGRDRWAPLRAVLERLAGPAGGGSEPPPAGAHRKGIARQAAPKTTSPIRNAGTV from the coding sequence ATGGACCTGCGCCGCCTGCAGATGCTGCTCGAGCTCTCCCGGCTCGGCTCGATGCACGAGGTTGCGGCCGAGCTGGGCACCAGCACGTCGAACGTCTCCCAGGCGATCGCGGCGCTGGCCCGGGACGCCGGGACGGCGCTGGTCGAGCCCGACGGCCGGCGCGTGCGCCTGACGCCGGCCGGCCGCCGGCTGGCGGAGCACGCGGTCTCCATCCTCGCGGCGGTCGAGGCCGCGCGTCTGGACCTGGACCCGACCGCCGAGCCGATCGGCGTGGTGCGGGTGGCTGGGTTCGCGACCGCGATCCGGCGCTCGCTGGTGCCCGCCCTCGACGACCTCGCGCGGACCCATCCCGGCGTCGAGGTGCGGCTGCGCGAGCACGAGCCGCCGGAGGCCCTGGAGCTGTTGGATCGCGACGACGTCGACCTCGCGCTCGCCTACGACTACGACCTCGCCCCCGCCTCCTGGCGCAGCGACCACGACGTCAGCGCGCTCTGGGCGGTCGAGTGGGGGCTCGGCGTGCCGACCCCCGAGCGGCGGGCGCCGTTCGCGGCCTACGCCGGCCGCGACTGGATCGTGAACTCCCGGCACACCGCCGACGAGGAGGTGCTGCGCACGCTCGCGTCGATGGCGGGCTTCACGCCCCGGGTGGTGCACCGGGTGGACGCGCTGGACCTCGTCGAAGACCTCATCGCGGCCGGCCGGGGCGTCGCGCTGCTGCCCCGGGGCCGGACGTCCCGGCGCGGCGTGACGGTGCGGCCGCTCACCGAGCCCCGGGTGCGCCTACGTGCCTACGCCGTGACCCGGCGGGGCCGGGACCGGTGGGCGCCGCTGCGGGCGGTGCTGGAACGACTCGCCGGGCCTGCCGGCGGCGGCTCGGAGCCGCCGCCGGCCGGCGCTCACAGGAAGGGCATCGCCAGACAGGCGGCGCCGAAGACGACCAGCCCGATCAGGAACGCGGGCACCGTGTAG
- a CDS encoding short-chain fatty acid transporter codes for MSTSQQQQPEAPPTAGRDRQTPMQRFTRLCVRYVEQLMPDPYLFAIILTLLVVAMVFVFVPGATVTGVVDGWYAGVWGPSNIFAFAMEMVLILVSGYTLAEAPPVKRGLTWLASKPRTQTQGALLCFVCAAVASLLNWGLGLVVGALLARQIAARLRGANFGYIVAAGYMGYMLWTNGLSSSIALANTDTSSPLNVIYSVTHQTVPLSLTVFQPYSYLAVLVAFVALAFAILRMSPSDAPEIDPAVFELDADATPDTGRPTTFAQRLENLWVLNVIFFLAGAAYFVHSGFALNIGSMVMLFTILAALLHWTPIRFIRSFTTAAKTSGPLLLQYPLYGGIIGLLAYAPAHGVRPLQAVIATALVSGATATTLPFFNYLGSLIISLFVPSGGGHWGVQGPVAVSAAVQLHQTSPEYLGKVSMSVAAGEAVANMIQPFWLLPVLAIARLNVRQVMGYTVPAFLIGLVVFGAACLAMPFL; via the coding sequence ATGAGCACCAGCCAGCAGCAGCAACCGGAGGCGCCCCCCACCGCCGGGCGAGACCGGCAGACCCCGATGCAGCGGTTCACCCGCCTGTGCGTCCGCTACGTCGAGCAGCTGATGCCGGATCCCTACCTGTTCGCGATCATCCTGACCCTGCTCGTGGTGGCGATGGTCTTCGTGTTCGTCCCGGGCGCGACCGTGACCGGCGTCGTCGACGGCTGGTACGCCGGGGTGTGGGGGCCGAGCAACATCTTCGCGTTCGCCATGGAGATGGTGCTGATCCTCGTCAGCGGCTACACGCTGGCCGAGGCCCCGCCGGTCAAGCGCGGGCTGACCTGGCTGGCGAGCAAGCCGCGGACCCAGACCCAGGGCGCCCTGCTGTGCTTCGTGTGCGCGGCCGTGGCCAGCCTGCTGAACTGGGGACTCGGCCTGGTCGTGGGCGCGCTGCTGGCCCGCCAGATCGCCGCCCGGCTGCGGGGCGCGAACTTCGGGTACATCGTCGCGGCCGGCTACATGGGCTACATGCTGTGGACCAACGGCCTGTCCAGCTCGATCGCGCTGGCGAACACCGACACCTCCAGCCCGCTCAACGTCATCTACTCGGTCACCCACCAGACCGTCCCGCTGAGCCTCACGGTGTTCCAGCCCTACAGCTACCTGGCCGTGCTGGTGGCGTTCGTGGCGCTGGCGTTCGCGATCCTGCGCATGTCCCCCAGCGACGCACCCGAGATCGACCCGGCCGTCTTCGAGCTCGACGCGGACGCCACGCCGGACACCGGCCGCCCGACCACGTTCGCCCAGCGGCTGGAGAACCTCTGGGTCCTCAACGTGATCTTCTTCCTCGCCGGTGCGGCGTACTTCGTGCACAGCGGGTTCGCGCTCAACATCGGCTCGATGGTCATGCTCTTCACGATCCTCGCCGCGCTGCTGCACTGGACGCCGATCCGGTTCATCCGGTCGTTCACCACCGCGGCCAAGACGTCCGGCCCGCTGCTCCTGCAGTACCCGTTGTACGGCGGCATCATCGGGCTGCTCGCCTACGCGCCCGCCCACGGCGTCCGCCCGCTGCAGGCGGTGATCGCCACCGCGCTGGTGTCCGGCGCCACGGCCACCACGCTGCCGTTCTTCAACTACCTCGGCTCGCTGATCATCTCGCTCTTCGTGCCCTCCGGCGGCGGTCACTGGGGCGTGCAGGGACCCGTCGCGGTCAGCGCCGCGGTGCAGCTGCACCAGACCTCGCCGGAGTACCTCGGCAAGGTCTCGATGTCGGTGGCGGCCGGCGAGGCGGTGGCCAACATGATCCAGCCGTTCTGGCTGCTGCCGGTGCTGGCGATCGCCCGGCTCAACGTCCGCCAGGTGATGGGCTACACGGTGCCCGCGTTCCTGATCGGGCTGGTCGTCTTCGGCGCCGCCTGTCTGGCGATGCCCTTCCTGTGA